One Sinorhizobium mexicanum genomic region harbors:
- a CDS encoding ABC transporter ATP-binding protein: MTTAVSVQGLTVTYDDFKALDAVGVDVAAGESFGLVGESGSGKSTLLRAVAGLAPVTEGTIRVENRQLQGARRDKAFYRSVQMVFQDPYGSLHPRQTVDRQLLEPLAIHGVGDGERRILKALDEVGLGSGFRFRYPHQLSGGQRQRIAIARALILEPSILLLDEPTSALDASVQAEVLNLLEQVRRDRKLTFIMVSHDLGVVTHMCDRLAVMRGGRVVERLSSADLVAGRIGEDYTRNLMVASKGFRRG, encoded by the coding sequence ATGACGACTGCCGTTTCGGTTCAAGGCCTCACGGTCACCTATGACGATTTCAAGGCGCTGGACGCTGTCGGCGTCGATGTCGCTGCCGGCGAGTCCTTTGGCCTCGTTGGCGAGTCCGGCTCGGGAAAATCCACCTTGCTCAGGGCGGTTGCGGGGCTCGCGCCGGTAACCGAGGGTACAATCCGCGTCGAGAACCGGCAGCTTCAAGGCGCGCGCCGCGACAAGGCTTTTTATCGCTCGGTGCAGATGGTGTTCCAGGATCCCTACGGCTCCCTGCATCCGCGCCAGACGGTTGACCGGCAATTGCTGGAGCCGTTGGCGATCCACGGTGTCGGCGATGGTGAACGCCGCATCCTGAAGGCGCTGGACGAGGTCGGGCTCGGCTCGGGCTTTCGCTTCCGCTACCCGCACCAGCTATCCGGCGGCCAGCGTCAACGAATCGCCATCGCGCGGGCGCTCATTCTCGAACCCTCTATCCTGCTACTCGACGAGCCGACATCGGCGCTCGATGCGTCCGTCCAGGCGGAAGTGCTCAACCTCCTCGAACAGGTGCGTCGCGACCGCAAGCTCACCTTCATTATGGTCAGCCACGATCTCGGGGTCGTCACCCATATGTGCGATCGGCTTGCGGTCATGCGCGGCGGACGTGTCGTCGAACGGTTGTCGTCGGCCGATCTCGTCGCCGGACGCATCGGCGAGGACTACACCCGCAACCTGATGGTGGCGAGCAAGGGATTCCGGCGGGGGTGA
- a CDS encoding cephalosporin hydroxylase family protein has protein sequence MTDFRKEVAARISEIEANREFRKSAADFLRQSIGPKYSYNYFWMDRPIIQYPQDIVAMQEIIWATRPDLIIETGIAHGGSLIMSASILALLDMSDAIEAGTTLDPRAPRRKVLGVDIDIRAHNRDAIKAHPMSSRIHMIQGSSIERSVVERVCDFAKPFERVLVCLDSNHTHDHVLAELEAYAPLTTKDSYCVVFDTVIEDLPEEAYPDRPWGKGNNPKTAVWKYLESHPEFEIDRSIDQKLMITVAPDGFLRRR, from the coding sequence ATGACTGATTTCCGAAAGGAGGTCGCCGCGCGCATCTCCGAAATCGAAGCGAACCGCGAGTTCCGCAAGAGTGCCGCCGATTTCCTGCGCCAGTCGATCGGTCCGAAATATTCCTACAACTACTTCTGGATGGATCGGCCCATCATCCAGTATCCGCAGGATATCGTCGCGATGCAGGAGATCATCTGGGCGACGCGTCCCGATCTCATCATCGAAACCGGCATCGCTCACGGCGGTTCGCTCATCATGAGCGCATCGATCCTGGCGCTCCTCGACATGAGTGACGCAATCGAGGCTGGCACGACACTCGACCCGCGCGCCCCGCGCAGGAAGGTGCTGGGCGTCGACATCGATATCCGCGCCCACAACCGGGATGCCATCAAGGCCCACCCGATGTCGTCCCGGATCCACATGATCCAGGGGTCGAGCATCGAGCGCAGCGTGGTCGAACGGGTCTGCGACTTTGCAAAACCCTTCGAGCGCGTCCTCGTCTGCCTCGACAGCAACCACACCCACGATCACGTGTTGGCAGAACTGGAGGCCTACGCGCCGCTGACGACCAAGGACAGCTACTGCGTCGTGTTCGACACTGTCATCGAAGACCTTCCGGAAGAGGCCTATCCCGATCGCCCGTGGGGCAAGGGAAACAACCCCAAGACGGCAGTGTGGAAATATCTGGAATCGCACCCCGAGTTCGAGATCGACCGCTCCATCGACCAGAAGCTAATGATCACGGTTGCTCCGGACGGCTTCCTGCGCCGCCGTTGA
- a CDS encoding class I SAM-dependent methyltransferase → MASGNATRVLYEQRELPIFQNKMYDSADEAISSPRGEMRLVEDLGTGLVRNAAFRPELMVYDTSYQNEQAVSPSFQRHLQDVARIIVDTMGRHELVEVGCGKAFFLEKLLGEGVDITGFDPAYEGDNPRVRREYFQPGSGIEAKGLILRHVLEHIPDPVAFLEQLKQANGGQGKIYIEVPCFDWICERRAWFDIFYEHVNYFRLSDFHRIFGKVISSGRVFGGQYLFVVAELNSLRKPVIDEKDRARIPQDFTRKLDALDTADREPAVIWGGASKGVIFSLLRTRAGLPVKAVIDINPAKQGKYLPITGLPVCAPEDVLADLSPGSNIYVMNRNYLEEIKRMSNNAYTYIEVDHD, encoded by the coding sequence ATGGCATCAGGAAACGCCACGCGAGTGCTTTATGAGCAGCGCGAGTTGCCGATTTTTCAAAACAAGATGTACGACAGCGCCGATGAGGCGATATCCTCGCCACGTGGGGAAATGCGCCTCGTGGAGGATCTTGGCACGGGCCTGGTGCGCAATGCCGCCTTCAGGCCCGAACTGATGGTTTACGATACGAGCTATCAGAACGAGCAGGCCGTCAGCCCTTCATTCCAGCGGCATCTCCAGGATGTCGCCAGGATCATTGTCGATACGATGGGACGCCATGAGCTCGTCGAAGTCGGATGCGGGAAGGCCTTCTTCCTCGAGAAACTGCTTGGCGAAGGCGTCGACATCACCGGTTTCGATCCGGCCTACGAGGGTGACAACCCTCGCGTCCGCCGGGAATATTTCCAACCGGGCTCCGGCATCGAGGCCAAGGGCCTCATCCTACGCCATGTGCTCGAGCACATTCCGGATCCCGTAGCCTTCCTCGAGCAATTGAAACAGGCGAACGGCGGCCAGGGGAAGATCTATATCGAAGTCCCCTGTTTCGACTGGATCTGTGAGCGCCGCGCCTGGTTCGACATCTTCTACGAGCACGTCAATTATTTCAGGCTGTCCGACTTTCACCGGATCTTCGGCAAGGTCATTTCGAGCGGCCGGGTCTTTGGCGGCCAATATCTGTTCGTGGTCGCGGAATTGAATTCGTTGCGCAAACCCGTCATCGACGAGAAGGACCGGGCACGCATTCCGCAGGACTTCACCCGCAAGCTCGACGCGCTGGATACTGCTGACCGGGAACCGGCGGTGATCTGGGGCGGGGCGTCGAAGGGCGTCATCTTCTCGCTGCTCCGCACGCGCGCCGGGCTGCCGGTAAAGGCGGTCATCGACATCAACCCGGCCAAGCAAGGCAAGTACCTGCCGATTACCGGACTACCGGTCTGCGCGCCCGAGGACGTGCTGGCAGACTTGTCCCCCGGCTCGAACATCTACGTGATGAACCGCAATTATCTCGAAGAGATCAAGCGAATGTCCAACAACGCCTATACCTACATCGAGGTCGATCATGACTGA
- a CDS encoding NAD-dependent epimerase/dehydratase family protein — MTKQVLLTGATGFVGRHVLRELAERGIAACPVVRTGTENRLADAVGIERILSTDALFSESAEWWTQALAGIDTIIHVAWYAEPGKYLTSPLNLDCLTGTLAMAKGAAAAGVRRFVGIGTCFEYELTGRPLTIDTPLEPLTPYAGAKAATFMALSQWLPHNGVEFAWCRLFYLYGEGEDERRFVPYLRRCLAAGQRADLTQGHQVRDFLDVSEAARMIVDASVSTAQGAVNICSGIPVTIREFAERIADENGRRDLLNFGGRAENLVDPPYVVGVR, encoded by the coding sequence TTGACCAAACAAGTCCTTCTCACCGGCGCCACCGGCTTTGTCGGCCGCCATGTCCTGCGCGAATTGGCTGAGCGTGGCATCGCCGCGTGCCCTGTCGTACGCACCGGAACCGAAAACCGCCTCGCCGACGCGGTCGGAATCGAGCGCATTCTTTCAACCGATGCACTTTTTTCCGAGTCCGCGGAATGGTGGACGCAGGCACTCGCCGGGATCGACACTATCATCCATGTGGCGTGGTATGCCGAGCCCGGCAAATACCTCACGTCGCCTCTCAATCTCGATTGTCTCACCGGCACCTTGGCCATGGCCAAGGGCGCTGCCGCCGCCGGCGTCAGGCGCTTTGTCGGGATCGGCACGTGCTTTGAATACGAGCTGACCGGCCGGCCGCTTACCATCGATACGCCGCTCGAGCCCCTGACGCCCTATGCTGGCGCCAAGGCCGCCACGTTCATGGCGCTTTCACAATGGCTGCCGCACAATGGTGTCGAATTTGCCTGGTGCCGGCTGTTCTATCTCTACGGCGAAGGAGAAGACGAACGGCGCTTCGTTCCCTATCTCAGAAGATGCCTCGCCGCAGGACAGAGAGCTGATTTGACCCAAGGCCATCAGGTCCGTGATTTTCTCGACGTCAGCGAAGCCGCCAGGATGATCGTGGACGCTTCGGTCAGCACCGCGCAAGGAGCGGTCAATATTTGTTCGGGCATACCGGTAACGATCCGAGAATTTGCCGAGAGAATCGCCGACGAAAATGGTAGGCGGGACCTGCTCAATTTCGGAGGTCGAGCCGAAAACCTCGTCGACCCACCTTATGTCGTGGGCGTCAGGTGA